Proteins encoded by one window of Polyodon spathula isolate WHYD16114869_AA chromosome 16, ASM1765450v1, whole genome shotgun sequence:
- the LOC121328615 gene encoding T-cell leukemia translocation-altered gene protein homolog: MEAPWCLEIVSYTVDCLLSFLTEFGQDWAASDTRVSIFKILLGWLLISLVSIHFAWKVYGTTVNDMYHRQGTVGQNGGTPETSPNFNSWESSAGDGSKPRRE; this comes from the exons ATGGAGGCACCGTGGTGTTTAGAGATCGTCTCGTATACTGTAGACTGCCTGCTGTCCTTCCTCACGGAGTTTGGTCAAGACTGGGCCGCCAGTGATACGAGAGTGTCGATCTTCAAAATCCTGCTGGGCTGGCTGCTGATTAGTCTGGTGTCCATTCACTTTGCTTGGAAAGTGTACGGAACAACTGTCAACGACATGTACCACCGGCAAG GCACTGTTGGCCAGAATGGAGGCACCCCAGAGACCTCACCAAATTTCAACAGCTG GGAGAGTTCTGCTGGGGACGGCTCCAAACCACGCCGGGAGTGA
- the glyctk gene encoding glycerate kinase — protein sequence MASGLCGAAGSVLLSSAPSGLGGRSRKMMTLWTQGREVFGAAVSAVLPENMMRGRLALQGERLLVDGRSFAPTGNVHLVGFGKAVLGMAAAAERILGDHLVRGVVSVPHGIQEALRQAGKGEMLLRPDSRITVLEGARHNLPDRDAMEAASAIRELASGLTEQDLLLVLISGGGSALLPAPTPPITLEEKQSLTRQLAAQGATIQELNTLRKALSQLKGGGLARCAHPAQVVSLILSDVIADPPELIASGPTVPSLADPGECWAILERYGLRSSLPQSVRDVLSGLGGTGTGQEQAGSGLVHNAIIGSNTLALEAASARAQELGFLPVVLSPAVCGEVQAVSRLYGLLVRFASQAQSEEGPEGSLREAILGMGPEVGVPDWDLRHTLKVLEECRGGALCLLSGGEPTVQLRGKGKGGRNQELALRVAVELGQGGSSLPAPLGVAFLSGGTDGQDGPTDAAGAIADSLLVLEAREQGLDPAEFLDNNDSYTFFTRLSGGDRLIRTGLTGTNVMDVHLVLIRGEEAGSGAHAALGKS from the exons ATGGCCAGTGGTTTGTGTGGAGCAGCTGGTAGCGTGTTGCTCAGCAGTGCCCCCAGTGGGCTGGGCGGGAGAAGCAGGAAGATGATGACGTTGTGGACACAGGGCCGCGAGGTGTTCGGCGCAGCGGTCAGTGCTGTGCTCCCCGAGAACATGATGCGCGGGAGGCTGGCTCTGCAGGGAGAGCGCCTTCTGGTGGACGGCAGGAGCTTTGCGCCGACGGGGAACGTGCACCTGGTGGGCTTCGGCAAGGCTGTGCTGGGCATGGCGGCCGCTGCAGAGAGGATTCTGGGAGATCACCTGGTCAGGGGCGTGGTCAGTGTGCCCCACGGGATTCAGGAGGCTCTGAGACAGGCAGGCAAGGG GGAGATGCTGCTTCGTCCTGACAGCCggatcacagtgctggagggagCGCGGCACAACCTCCCAGACAGAGACGCCATGGAGGCTGCTAGCGCCATCAGAGAGCTCGCCAGTGGGCTGACGGAGCAAGACCTGCTTCTGGTGCTCATCTCCG GGGGGGGCTCTGCCCTCCTAcccgcccccacccccccgatCACCCTGGAGGAGAAGCAGAGTCTGACCCGGCAGCTGGCTGCCCAGGGAGCCACCATCCAGGAGCTGAACACCCTGCGCAAGGCCCTGTCTCAGCTCAAGGGAGGGGGGCTGGCCCGCTGcgctcaccctgcacag GTGGTAAGCCTGATCCTGTCCGACGTGATTGCTGACCCCCCGGAGCTCATCGCCAGCGGCCCCACGGTTCCCAGCCTAGCCGATCCGGGGGAGTGCTGGGCCATCCTGGAGAGATATGGGCTCCGCTCCTCGCTGCCCCAGTCCGTGCGGGACGTCCTGTCGGGGCTGGGGGGCACGGGGACGGGACAGGAGCAGGCAGGCTCTGGGCTCGTGCACAACGCCATCATTGGCTCCAACACACTGGCCCTGGAGGCAGCCTCGGCCCGGGCGCAAGAGCTGGGCTTCTTGCCCGTGGTTCTGTCCCCGGCCGTCTGTGGTGAGGTCCAGGCCGTCTCCCGGCTTTACGGACTGCTGGTCCGGTTTGCGAGCCAGGCTCAGTCTGAGGAGGGTCCGGAGGGGAGCCTGAGGGAGGCTATACTGGGGATGGGCCCGGAAGTGGGAGTCCCGGACTGGGATCTCCGGCACACCTTGAAGGTTTTGGAGGAGTGCAGAGGGGGAGCGCTGTGCCTGCTGTCCGGCGGGGAGCCCACAGTGCAGCTGAGAGGGAAGGGAAAGGGGGGCCGCAATCAGGAGCTGGCCCTGCGCGTGGCGGTGGAACTGGGACAGGGGGGGTCCTCCCTGCCTGCCCCCCTGGGGGTGGCATTCCTCAGCGGGGGGACAGACGGGCAAGACGGCCCCACGGATGCGGCTGGAGCAATCGCTGACTCCCTGCTGGTGTTGGAGGCAAGGGAGCAAGGTCTGGACCCCGCTGAGTTCCTGGACAACAATGATTCCTACACCTTCTTCACACGCCTCTCCGGTGGGGACCGGCTGATCCGGACCGGCCTCACCGGAACCAACGTCATGGATGTGCACCTGGTTCTGATCCGGGGAGAGGAGGCAGGTTCGGGAGCCCATGCTGCTCTAGGGAAATCATAG
- the LOC121329299 gene encoding mitochondrial mRNA pseudouridine synthase RPUSD3-like yields MRCIFRRLSAAGAGRRWTAPALQDPYVFMPCVSGAAVPHLYSTGAWYGMDVPGPSPRERGSRERRGERARASILKSPGVPEVGRLSREELTELLQRSLIYRAGPLVALNKPPGLPITGDELSLSTVLPDLQGALSLTGELHVVKTAARDQSGLVLLSTCHHTTNHLEDNFRKARRQKTPTATYWAVTVGTPDPPEGEIDVPLKLQTIGALQLVVPELSPSRGSVTHREVKRTRTRYRVLDSGAGCSLLQLQPLSTFQSQLQVHLSVKLSPVLGDHVYSPRVGRVLGVPISLPVETALPRTQVLQEALLRRMHLTQQQMHRMPLHLHLLQLHLPALGKERKETVVTAPPPEYFLRTLCLLGLTPPEGRG; encoded by the exons ATGCGTTGCATTTTCAGGCGGCTGAGTGCAGCAGGAGCAGGTAGGAGATGGACAGCCCCAGCTCTTCAGGACCCCTACGTGTTTATGCCATGTGTCTCAGGAGCTGCAGTACCCCATCTCTACAGCACGGGGGCGTG GTATGGGATGGATGTACCAGGGCCCAGCCCCAGAGAGAGAGGCTCCCGGGAGCGGAGGGGGGAGAGGGCGAGGGCGAGCATCCTCAAGAGCCCAGGGGTCCCAGAGGTGGGGAGGCTGTCCCGAGAGGAGCTGACAGAGCTGCTGCAGAGGAGCCTGATCTACAGAGCCG gtccTCTTGTGGCTCTCAATAAACCTCCTGGACTGCCCATAACAG GTGACGAGCTGTCTCTGAGCACCGTACTGCCTGACCTGCAGGGGGCGCTGTCTCTCACGGGGGAGCTGCATGTGGTGAAAACCGCAGCCCG AGACCAATCAGGACTGGTCCTGCTGTCTACGTGCCATCACACCACCAATCACCTTGAAGATAACTTTCGCAAAGCCAGGAGGCAGAAGACCCCTACCGCCACCTACTG ggCAGTGACAGTGGGGACTCCGGACCCCCCCGAGGGAGAGATCGACGTGCCACTTAAGCTGCAGACCATCGGGGCGCTTCAGCTG GTGGTTCCTGAGCTCAGTCCCTCCAGAGGCAGTGTGACTCACAGGGAGGTGAAGAGGACTCGAACCCGATACCGAGTGCTCGACTCGGGGGCCGGCTGCTCCCTGCTGCAGCTGCAGCCCCTCTCCA CCTTCCAGAGCCAGCTGCAGGTACACCTCAGTGTGAAGCTCAGCCCAGTGCTGGGGGACCATGTCTACTCACCCAGGGTGGGCCGAGTCCTGGGGGTGCCCATCTCGCTGCCTGTGGAGACCGCCCTGCCACGCACACAG GTCCTGCAGGAGGCGCTCTTGCGCAGGATGCATCTCACACAGCAGCAGATGCACCGCATGCCCCTGCACCTCCACCTGCtgcagctgcatctccctgcCCTGGGGAAGGAGCGAAAGGAGACTGTAGTCACAGCCCCGCCCCCAGAATACTTTCTCAGAACTCTGTGTTTGCTGGGATTAACACCTCCTGAGGGGAGGGGCTAA
- the LOC121328335 gene encoding tubulin monoglycylase TTLL3-like has protein sequence MCARWYAPSCGRGRALAAARLCPSSTSAFYLLLGGGRDMTATLRPYLNAVRATLQAALCLENFSSQVVERHNKPEVEVRSSKELLLQPVIISRNDKEKVLIEGSINSVRVSIAVKQADEIEKILCHKFMRFMMMRAENFFILRRKAVEGYDISFLITNFHTEQMYKHKLVDFVIHFMEEIDKEISEMKLSVNARARIVAEEFLKNMEGAPEAGGRRRSEEEQEEKEEGGVDTEGNCDAVTHPVAQRERLNRGGMNQRKKAERKSEGTDCNGKPRRNNPERLKNAKLLAEQAIKNRKLFSVQGPYPVVRAALRARGWLEKKFPKVQPQGSHRGYEGEEETEEDDGDDSGDDDEDGCEEEKEGDSDDTYDLMSRLIRNETPYFYWTTRRDAIDCRLLRKDQMTNHYARAGSFTTKVGLCVNLRNLVWFDEANPDTFFPRCYRLGAQDEKQAFIEDFRLTACSSLLKWVLETSQGPPGPQEGASGGPGAKKEALGDSPNQVLKKACKLRARSAVRAELIVTALQACQEYLDSLEHNDIDISMDTPPAISEQQWEEFLHSYCQVIHDGASVKDFHLYTDHCERVLGKLREVNPQLDIDGVHNIWIVKPGAKSRGRGIVCMDQLGDILKLVDSDPTMIKDSKWVVQKYLERPLLVYGTKFDVRQWFLVTDWNPLTIYFYKECYLRFCTQPFSLDNLDSSVHLCNNSIQKHYERSQSRNPRIPHDNMWSSSDFQAFLRSRGQESLWEARAVPGMKQAVIHALQTTQDLVESRRNSFELYGADFMMGPDLRAWLIEINASPTMAPSTPVTARLCGAVQEDTLRVVIDRRADRYCDIGGFELIYKQVPVEVPQYVGMNLLVEGAPIKRPRPPLQRNSTSFTAPPPRQDQSGRKEPPKTAQPPPVKPQDPPWQTPTPAHGSKPIRRTHISVSGKENNPKGPPRAEEPAPPKPRLHITATPPKSSLTALQTPKPLLHITATPPKSSLRDPRAPKPPRGSGAARQVGLKFTSFDTLEFKSVKQPRVVASVDCGSWQSPLCRPTRQHFMQTRVCLPSLRPTFPSLEIISLQHSLNPAPSPRYHRAGPRTHRGPYNLELSALVKQLAAGGRQ, from the exons ATGTGTGCGCGTTGGTACGCTCCAAGCTGCGGCCGGGGGCGCGCATTAGCCGCGGCGCGCCTGTGCCCGAGTAGCACTTCCGCCTTTTATTTGTTGCTTGGAGGAGGCAGAGACATG ACAGCCACACTCCGCCCATATCTCAATGCAGTGCGCGCCACTCTGCAGGCAGCGCTGTGCCTGGAGAACTTTTCCTCTCAGGTGGTGGAGCGGCACAACAAGCCCGAGGTGGAGGTCAG gaGCAGCAAGGAGCTGCTGCTGCAGCCGGTGATTATCAGCAGGAATGATAAGGAGAAGGTGCTGATTGAGGGCTCCATCAACTCTGTGAGAGTCAGCATCGCTGTCAAGCAG GCCGACGAGATTGAGAAGATCCTGTGCCACAAGTTCATGCGCTTCATGATGATGAGAGCGGAGAATTTCTTCATCCTGAGGAGGAAAGCAGTGGAG GGATATGATATCAGCTTTCTCATCACCAACTTCCACACGGAGCAGATGTACAAGCACAAGCTGGTTGACTTCGTCATCCACTTCATGGAGGAGATTGACAAGGAGATCAGCGAGATGAAGCTGTCGGTCAACGCCAGGGCCAGAATCGTGGCCGAGGAGTTCCTCAAGAAC ATGGAGGGCGCTCCAGAGGCAGGAGGAAGGAGACGGAgcgaggaggagcaggaggagaaggaggaggggggTGTAGACACTGAAGGGAACTGTGACGCTGTGACACACCCTGTTGCCCAGAGAGAGAGGCTGAACCGAGGTGGAATGAACCAACGCAAGAAAGCAGAGAGGAAATCCGAGGGCACTGACTGCAATGGGAAACCCCGCAGGAACAACCCTGAGCGGCTCAAGAACGCCAAGCTGCTGGCAGAGCAAGCCATCAAG AACAGGAAGCTCTTCTCTGTCCAGGGTCCCTATCCTGTGGTACGGGCTGCCCTGCGAGCGCGTGGTTGGTTGGAAAAGAAATTTCCCAAGGTGCAGCCCCAGGGGTCACACCGGGGTTACGAAGGGGAAGAGGAGACGGAGGAGGACGACGGCGATGACAGTGGCGATGACGACG aGGATGGCtgtgaggaggagaaggagggtgacTCTGACGACACCTATGATCTGATG TCTCGTCTGATTCGCAATGAGACGCCCTATTTCTATTGGACGACGCGGCGCGACGCCATTGACTGCAGGCTCCTTCGCAAGGATCAGATGACCAATCACTACGCACGGGCCGGGTCCTTCACCACCAAG GTGGGGCTGTGTGTGAACCTGCGGAACTTGGTGTGGTTCGACGAAGCCAATCCTGACACCTTCTTCCCGCGCTGCTACAGACTGGGGGCCCAGGATGAGAAGCAGGCCTTCATTG AGGATTTCAGGCTCACAGCCTGCAGCAGTCTGCTCAAGTGGGTGTTGGAGACCAGCCAGGGGCCTCCGGGTCCACAAGAGGGTGCCAGCGGGGGACCGGGGGCCAAGAAGGAGGCATTAGGGGACTCCCCAAACCAGG TGCTGAAGAAGGCATGCAAGCTGCGGGCGAGATCGGCGGTGCGTGCGGAGCTCATCGTCACCGCGCTGCAGGCGTGTCAGGAGTACCTGGACAGCCTGGAACACAATGACATCGACATCTCCATGGATACGCCTCCCGCCATCAGCGAGCAGCAGTGGGAGGAGTTCCTGCACAGCTACTGCCAGGTCATCCA TGATGGAGCCAGCGTGAAGGACTTTCACCTTTACACTGACCACTGCGAGCGTGTCCTGGGCAAACTGCGAGAGGTCAACCCACAACTGGACATCGACGGAGTCCACAACATCTGGATCGTGAAGCCCGGAGCCAAGTCCCGCGGCAGAG GCATCGTGTGCATGGACCAGCTGGGTGACATCTTGAAGCTGGTGGACAGCGACCCCACCATGATCAAGGACAGCAAGTGGGTGGTGCAGAAGTACCTGGAGCGCCCCCTGCTGGTCTACGGCACCAAGTTCGATGTGCGGCAGTGGTTCCTCGTCACGGACTGGAACCCGCTCACCATCTACTTCTATAAGGAGTGCTACCTGCGCTTCTGCACCCAGCCATTCTCACTGGACAACCTGGACAG CTCTGTGCACCTGTGCAACAACTCCATCCAGAAGCACTACGAGCGATCCCAAAGCCGGAACCCGCGCATTCCCCATGACAATATGTGGTCCTCGTCGGACTTCCAGGCGTTCCTGCGCAGCCGCGGGCAGGAGTCCCTGTGGGAGGCCAGGGCTGTGCCGGGGATGAAGCAGGCAGTGATCCACGCCCTGCAGACCACGCAGGACCTAGTGGAGTCACGGCGAAACAGCTTCGAGCTGTACGGGGCTGACTTCATGATGGGGCCCGACCTGCGGGCCTGGCTCATCGAGATCAATGCCAGCCCCACCATGGCCCCCTCCACCCCCGTCACCGCCCGGCTCTGCGGGGCCGTGCAGGAGGACACGCTCAGGGTGGTGATCGACAGGAGGGCCGACCGCTACTGCGACATCGGGGGCTTTGAACTCATCTACAAACAG GTACCAGTGGAGGTACCCCAATACGTGGGGATGAACCTGCTGGTGGAGGGCGCCCCAATAAAGAGACCGCGCCCCCCTCTGCAAAGGAACAGCACCTCATTCACTGCACCTCCACCGCGACAGGACCAATCGGGGCGCAAAGAGCCCCCCAAAACAGCACAGCCACCCCCTGTGAAACCCCAGGACCCCCCGTGGCAGACCCCCACCCCTGCCCACGGATCCAAGCCCATCCGTAGGACGCACATCTCCGTGAGTGGCAAAGAAAACAACCCCAAAGGACCGCCCAGGGCTGAGGAGCCAGCCCCGCCCAAACCCCGCCTTCACATCACAGCCACGCCCCCTAAGAGCTCCCTGACAGCCCTGCAGACCCCCAAGCCCCTCCTTCACATCACAGCCACGCCCCCTAAGAGCTCCCTGAGAGATCCGCGGGCCCCCAAGCCCCCCAGAGGTTCCGGAGCAGCCCGACAGGTTGGTCTGAAGTTCACCAGCTTCGACACCCTGGAGTTCAAGTCAGTGAAGCAGCCTCGCGTCGTGGCCTCTGTGGATTGTGGCTCGTGGCAGAGCCCCCTCTGCCGGCCCACCCGCCAGCACTTCATGCAGACCAGAGTCTGTCTGCCCTCCCTCCGACCCACCTTCCCTTCCCTGGAGATCATCAGCCTGCAGCATTCCCTGAACCCGGCGCCCAGCCCTCGCTACCACAGAGCCGGGCCTCGCACTCACAGGGGGCCCTACAACCTGGAGCTATCGGCCCTCGTGAAGCAGCTCGCTGCGGGGGGCCGGCAATAA
- the LOC121329346 gene encoding transcriptional adapter 3-like, producing the protein MSELKDCPLQFHDFKPVEHGKVCPRYTAVLGRSEDDGIGIEELDTMQLELETLLSSASRRLRVLEAETQILTDWQDKKGDKRFLKLGKDVELGTPTKHGKPKKQRLDGKGSHGTGPGPGRPKSKNLQPKIQEYEFTEEPLDAPRIPKNDAPNRFWASVEPYCADITSEEIRVLEELLKPPEDEAEYYKVPPLGKHYSLRWAQEDLLEEQKDGARAATDRKKGMLGALSELDSKDVDSMLKKAESQHEQPEDGTPFGPLTQRLLQALVEENIISPIEDSPIPDVSGKDLGADGASTSPRSQGKAFSVPHTKSLEARIKEELVSQGLLESEDRPAEDSEDEVLAELHKRQAELKALSAHNRARKQELLRLSREETKRQELRQRVRISDNEVMDAFRKIMAARQKKRTPTKKEKDQAWKALKERESILKLLDG; encoded by the exons ATGAGCGAGCTCAAGGACTGCCCCCTGCAGTTCCACGACTTCAAGCCAGTGGAGCATGGCAAGGTGTGCCCGCGGTACACAGCCGTGCTGGGCCGTTCCGAGGACGATGGCATCGGCATTGAGGAGCTGGACACCATGCAGCTGGAGCTGGAGACACTGCTGTCCTCCGCTAGCAGGAGGCTCAGAGTGCTGGAGGCAGAGACACag atccTGACGGACTGGCAGGACAAGAAGGGCGATAAGCGCTTCCTGAAGCTGGGCAAGGACGTGGAGCTGGGCACGCCCACCAAGCACGGCAAGCCCAAGAAGCAGCGGCTGGATGGTAAGGGCAGCCATGGGACGGGGCCCGGCCCCGGCAGGCCCAAATCCAAGAACCTGCAGCCCAAGATCCAGGAGTACGAGTTCACAGAGGAGCCACTGGACGCACCACGCATCCCCAAGAACGACGCCCCCAACAG gttCTGGGCGTCAGTGGAGCCGTACTGCGCTGACATCACCAGCGAGGAGATCCGCGTTCTGGAGGAGCTGCTGAAACCACCCGAGGATGAGGCAGAGTATTACAAG GTGCCTCCGCTGGGGAAGCACTACTCATTGCGCTGGGCTCAGGAGGACCTGCTGGAGGAGCAGAAGGACGGAGCGCGTGCTGCCACTGACAGGAagaaaggcatgctgggagctcTGTCGGAGCTCGACTCCAAGG ATGTGGACTCCATGCTGAAGAAGGCAGAGTCTCAGCACGAGCAGCCAGAGGACGGCACCCCCTTTGGCCCCCTGACACAGCGCCTCCTGCAGGCCCTAGTGGAG GAGAACATCATCTCTCCCATAGAGGACTCCCCCATCCCCGACGTGTCTGGAAAGGACTTGGGGGCCGATGGGGCCAGCACTTCCCCCCGCAGTCAGGGCAAGGCATTCAG cgtgCCCCACACGAAGTCCCTGGAGGCGCGGATCAAGGAGGAGCTGGTCTCTCAGGGGCTGCTGGAGTCCGAGGACCGGCCGGCGGAGGACTCGGAGGACGAGGTGCTGGCTGAGCTGCACAAGAGACAGGCGGAGCTGAAAGCACTGAGCGCACATAACCGGGCCAGGAAACAAGAGCTGCTGAG GCTGAGTAGGGAGGAGACGAAGCGCCAGGAGCTGAGGCAGAGGGTGCGCATCTCCGATAACGAGGTGATGGACGCTTTCCGCAAGATCATGGCGGCGAGACAGAAGAAGCGCACGCCCACCAAGAAGGAGAAGGACCAGGCCTGGAAAGCACTGAAGGAGAGGGAGAGCATCCTCAAACTGCTCGATGGGTAG